The segment TACTTTGTCGGCCGCGGCGATGGCGGGGGCGAATTGGCCCAGGAACATGCAGGTGAACATCATCAGATGCAGGTCGTGGCAGCGTGCGGTCACGTAGAAATTCAGCGAACCGGCGAACTCGGCGTACATGTCGTCGGCCTTGATGGCCTTCTCGCTTGCGATCCTGGCCCGTTCATAGTCGCCGCAGAGGACGTAGATGTGACCCGGCATGTGGTTCATGTGGCCGGCGTCGGGGCACAAATCCGACAAGACATCGGCCGATCGCAAGGCGCGTTCGGGTTCGTTCGACATCTCGAGCAGATGAATGTGAAGATGAATGATGGCCAGATGCAGAGGAATGCCCTGTTCGTCGGCCAACGCGATCGACCTGTCGCAGATCTGGAGGGCCTCCATCGTATCTGCGTTTCGCGACGGCAATCCGGTCTTAACGTCCCAGAGCTTGCGCGGCGTTCGCGTGATCAGCGCCTCGACGAACAGCGCCATCACGTCGTGGTCGTCGGGAAACGCATAGTGGACCCGCCGCATCGCGGCGGCGTAGTCGTCGTCCCAGCGATCGAACTGCTCGGGCTCGACGTGGTGGGGTTTCTGAAACCGCTTCGCGAGCGCTTCGACCAGATGCCGTTCGGCATCCTCCCGTCCCGCGCTCAATGCGAGGGCGCGCTGAACGTGGTGAAAGGCCACAGCCGTGACGCGATCAGCCTCGAGCTCTCCCAGATCGCGCCAGATCAGATTGTAGAAGGGGCCAGATCCGTAAGCGACACCCCAGTGGGCCATGACGCAATCCGGATCGAACGCCAGCGCGTTGTGAAAGCATGTCACGCCCTCTTCCTGGTTGAAGCCGAGGCACCAATTGAGGCCGAGGTTGAACCATTGCTGCGCCTCGGGCGACGTCGTCACGATCGTCCGGCCGTGGGATCCGAGATCGAAAGGATACTCATCGGCGGATTGGAGTGGAGCGGGCTGAGCGCCGAGATCGGACGTTGCTGGTGCGGAACTCTCGGCCTGGATTTGCATGTCTCAATTCTCGGTCCGTCGAAGCGTTTCGTCGCGTGCTCGTCTTGCAGGCAGCGTCACGATGGTTCCTCGGTATCCTCCGGGCTCGTCCGTCGCTTCGTTTTGTCGAAGACCGGCGCGACCATTCCGGGTATGTAGCTGTCGGAGACGAACGAACGGCAGTGGCTCTCGAACGCCTGGAGCAGGCGCGATTTGCTCACGGTCTTCAACGTGGCGGTGCCGATCACCATCGGCCGATTGTCTCCCATCAGCCTGACGCGCTTCAGGCGTTTTCCGTCCAAAGCCTGGTCAGATCGCGGCCTGATGTTGAGGAGCGAGTAACCCAGTCCGTTTGCCACCATGGTCCGGACAACCTCGATGTGCTCGGAGCGCGCATAGATGTTCGGCTCGAGGCCGTCCTTCATGAACAAGGCAAGGAAATATTCCCGGCTGAGCGGCAGATCGAGCAATATCATCGGATGGTCGACCATCTCCTTCAGCGTCAATGCGGTCCGGCTCGCCAGGGGATGGGACTCGCCCAACAGCACGTGCGGCGGCAACCGCGCCAGCGGCAGGAAGTCGATATCGGCAGGGACCTGCAAGTCGTAGATGATCGCGACGTCGATCCGCGACCGCCTCAAATCGTCGAGAAGCTGCTCCGGATTGGCTTCCCGGTGGGCGACCTTCGTCGTCGCGAAGGCGGTGGTGAAGGAGTGAACCAGTTCCGGCACCAGCATCGGCGCAAGTGTGACCATGCATCCAAGCGACAACGTCCCGCGGATCTGGTTGCTTGTCTCGGATGCAAACACATACAGGCGCTGGGCCTGCGCCACGACGCTCTTGGCCTCACGGAGCAAGTCTCGCCCGGCGGGCGTGAGCGACAGACCTTGGGCATGGTGACGAATGAAGAGCTGAACGCCCAGCTCCTTCTCCAGGAAGGATATCGCAGTCGAAATCGACGGCTGGGAGATGTGAATTCGCTCAGCGGCCAAGGTGATGCTCAGCGTTTCGCCCGCAGCGATGAAATACTCAAGTTGGCGAAGCGAATACCGCATGGAACCGACTTTATTGGCCCAAGATGGGCCGTCAAGTGCCGGCATTTGCGTGGAATTCCGACGATTTGGCCGGTGTGAGGGCATGAAGAGCCAAGGGGCGGGGCCGCGGTCAGCGCTGGAGGCGGATCGCGAGGCGAGGTGGGAATCGACGGCGATTGACGAGGGCGCTGCAGCCATTCCTGACGTTTCCAGTACGGCTCCCGGGCGATCATCAGCCGCGCTGCTTTTTCAACGGGCTGTGCAGGCCAATGACCCGGAGTGCAGTATGTGCTCGAAGGAGTACCGATAAAGAATTGCTTTCCTCTAGACTGCTTCGGTTTTCTTGAACCGTCGTACCGGGCGCCATGATGTGATGGTTTAGGCTGGGACTAATGGTGTTGAACGAAACGCGCCGGTCCAAAAGTCGAACGGGGGTGTCGAAGAGATATTCGGGGCGGCCTTTCGACAAGCAGCGAAGGAGATGATTTTTAAACTCCGGCGAAACGCACGGAGATGATTGGTTCAAAAACTGCGATCCAATGAAGAGGAAAATACTGTCCCTCGCTCCTCGACTAAATCCGTCAAACAGGCGATGGCCGGGGATACGGTGCAGTATGCTCGCTTGACTTCATGATTATGTCTATACAACATCGCGTATACGTTTTTTCAGGGGAGCGTATTGAAATGGATCGCCGACAGTTCGTAGGGCTCGCTGCCGCGGGTGCAGCTTCGTCGCTCTCGGTTCTTCCCGCATACGGTCAATCCAAATCAAGCCGCATCGTCATCGTCTCGGAGTCCAATTCGAATACGTTGGACGTTCACACGCCGGGGGCAAACCGTGCGTCCTACGGACTTTGCATGATGACCTACGACAGGCTTGTCCAGTTCGGTACAAAGATTCTGCCGAACGGCGTGCCCACTTACGACTACAACAAGCTCGAGCCGCAGCTCGCGGAAAGCTGGGAAATCGCGCCTGACAATTCCGCGATCGTCTTCAAGTTGAAAGAAGGTCTCAAGTTTCACGACGGCGCGCCGATAGCTGCGCGTGACGTCAAATGGTCGTTCGATCGTTTCGTTTCCGTCGGCGGCTTCCCCCAGCGACAGATGGAGCAGGTCTCACTCACCGACGTAAACCAGTTCGAGGTCGTCGACGAGCGTACCTTCAAGATCAAGCTTCTCAAGCGGGACAAGCTTACGCTTCCCAGCCTCGCGATCGTGGTGCCCGGCATTTACAACAGCGAGCTCTGCAAGTCGCATGCGACGACCGCCGATCCTTGGGCGCTGGAATTCACCAAGGTCAATTCGGCGGGCTCGGGCGCATATAAGGTCGAATCCTTCAAGCCCGACGAGCAGATCATCCTGACGCGCTTTTCGGATTGGAAGGGAGGGACATTGCCAAAACAAGAACGTGCTCTCTATCGGTCCGTGCCCGCGGCTGGAACTCGCCGCGCATTGGTCGAACGGGCGGACGCGGATGTCGCGACCGATCTCCCGCCGCGCGACGTGGCCGATATCGCTGCCGCCAAGAAGATCAAGATCGAGTCAGCGCCACAGGCAAACACCCTGAGGTATCTCGCGCTCTCGACGATAACCAAGCCGTTCGACGATGTGAGAGTTAGGCAGGCGATCGCCTATGCGATTCCCTACGACAAGGTGATCGAGAGCGCCGTCTACGGACGCGCAAAGCCGATGTTCGGCGCGCCTGCGAATGCGCCTCAGGACGCTTCCTGGCCGCAGCCGTTCCCCTACAGCCACGATCCCGACAAGGCCAAGGCGCTGCTTTCCGATGCAGGGCTCGCAGGCGGGTTCGAGACCAAGCTCTATTTCGACGCAGGCGCGGCAACCGTGGACGAACCGGCCGCGCTGATCATTCAGGACGCGCTGGGCAAGCTCGGTGTAAAGCTGACAATCGAGAAGATTCCGGACTTCTTTGCGCGCAGAAGCCAGAAGAACTGGCCGATGGCGATCGACGTTTTCGGCGCTTGGTTTGACGGAGCAGACTTCTTCTTTCGCTGGCTCTGGCACGGGCAAAATACCGTCTTCAATGTTGCCAGCTACAAGAACCCCGAGATGGACAAGCTGCTCGACGCCGCGAGACAGGCGCGCGAGGGGAACGACTACGAAGCGATCGCGAAGCAATTTATCAAGCTCGCGATGACTGAAGTGCCCTACATCCCGCTCTATCAACCCGTGCTGGATGTCGCAGTCCAGCAGGACGTCAACGGGTACGTCTACATGTTCCATCGTCAAGTGGATGCGCGCACCCTGGCAAAGGTCTGAAAGTTGTCCTCCCTGCTGCGGTCGGTTCTCAAGCGGGTCGCGTTTGCGGTGCCGACGATCTTCGGCGTCGTTCTGGTGTCCTTTGCTCTCACGCGGCTGCTGCCGGGGGACCCGGCGGTCTACTTCGCCGGCGCGGCGCCGACTCCCGAGGCGATCGTCGATATCCGCAAGGCCATGCATCTCGATCGACCTTTGTGGGAGCAATTCGGTTCCTACATCGTCAACCTGCTTCATGGCGATCTGGGAAAGTCCCTGATAACCGGTCAGCCCGTTATCAAGGACCTCGCGGCGAGAATGCCGGCGACGCTCGAGCTGACCGGGCTCTCGCTCCTGATCGCATTGCTGGTTTCAATTCCGCTTGGAGTCATCGGAGCGCTTCGCAAGGGCAGTCTGATCGACCACGCTTCCAGGTTCTTCTCGACCACGGCGTTGTCGATGCCATCGTTTTTCACGGGCCTGCTGTTGGTCTTCGTGTTCTATTATCTGCTCGGTCTTGCGCCGGCGCCTCTCGGCCGGATTGATCCACTCGGTCTCCCGCCGCCAGTAAGGTCTGGCCTGATACTGATCGACGGATTCCTTGCGGGTGACTACGAAAGTGTGGCGGATGGCCTCGCCCATCTGGTCCTTCCGTCGATTGCGCTCGCACTCTCCGGCATCGGACCTCTGACCCGGATCACGCGCGGAGCGATGTTGACGGTGCTCTCCAGTGATTTCATGCGGGCTGCCCGTTCCTACGACATGCCGAGGTGGCGCCTGATCTACGTCTATGCGCTCAGAAACGCCTTGCTGCCCGTTCTGACCACGGCCGGCTTTGTGTTCTCGTTTCTCATCAGCGCGAACGTCGTGGTCGAAAAGGTCTTCTCCTGGCCGGGCATCGGTTCGTACGCTCTCGAAGCCCTGGTTGCGTCCGATTATGCGGCCGTGCAAGGCTTCGTGCTCAGCGTCGCACTCCTGTACGTCTTGATCAATATCCTGATCGACGTCCTTTACGGGATTGTCGACGTTCGTGTTCGCCTGGCGGAGTAGGACATGGAGTTCGCGGCAACCCTCCAGGACGGCTTGCGTCGAGACCCTCTGACCGCGACGACGATGGCAATCATCGTGATCGTCTGTCTCGTCGCGATCTTCGGTCCGTTCGTTGCGTCTCACGATCCCTTCGCAACCAATCCCTCGATCGCGCTGAAGCCGCCGACCTGGGAGCATCCCTGCGGCACCGACCAGGTGGGCCGGGACATATGTACAAGGATCGTCTACGCGACCCGTCTCGATCTGTTCATCGCGCTGTCCGCAGTGGCGCTGGGACTCGTCGTCGGAGGCCTGATCGGGAGTCTCGCCGGTTTCTTCGGTGGAATCATGGACCGCCTGGCGATGTGGATCGTGGACACGATCATGGCATTCCCGCTGTTCGTGCTCGCGATGGGAATCGTCGCCGCGCTAGGCAACAGTCTCGAGAATATTATCTATGCGACAGCCATAGTGAATGTGCCGTTTTACGCCCGCACGATGCGGGCAGAGATGAAGCAGCGCCGCGAGATGGGATTTGTGGAGGCGGCGAGAGTGAGCGGGAACGGTCCCTTCAGAATTCTTGCCGTTCACCTCTTTCCTACCGCCGTACCTCAGTTGATGGTCCAGGCGACTTTGACGATGGGCTGGGCAATGCTCAATGCAGCTGCCCTCTCCTTTATCGGTCTCGGCATCAGACCTCCCACACCGGAGTGGGGGATCATGGTGGCGGAAGGCGCCAGCTTCATCATCACGGGTGAATGGTGGGTCGCGCTGTTTCCGGGGCTGACATTGGTCCTGGTCGTGCTCTCGCTCAACCTTGTAGGCGACGGCTTGCGCGACGTCCTCGATGCCAGGGAACGACGCTAGTGCTCGAAGTCAAGAATCTGTCGATCGAGTTTTCGACGCGCCGCGGCACGGTCAAGGCGCTGGACCGGATCGATTTGAGCATTGCTCCCGGCGAGATCGTCGGCCTCGTCGGGGAAAGCGGCTCGGGGAAGTCTGTCCTCTCCTACGCGATATCCGGTTTGCTCGATGCGTCCGCGCGGATCGTGAGCGGCGAGATCCGATGGCATGGCGCCGTCATCGAGCCTGTCAGGGAGCGGCGGAGCACGCGTGCCGCGATTGCGCAGATATTCCAGAATCCCCGGGCGAGCCTGAATCCGATCATGACCGTGCGCCGTCAGCTTGGCGATGTTGCTGGGCGGGACCGGGTGCTGTCACTGCTCGACAACGTCCGTATCGATCCCAATCGGGCGGACCATTATCCGTTTGAACTTTCAGGCGGTCAGTGCCAACGCGTCGGGATCGCGCTCGCTCTCGGCTGTGAGCCCGAACTTCTGATCGCTGATGAACCGACCACCGGGCTCGATGTGACTACCGAAGCAGCCATCATGGCGCTGATCAATGATCTTTCAGAGCGGCGTGCGATGGCCACCTTGCTCGTCACGCACAATCTAGCGCTCGCTGCCGCGCATTGCGATCGCATCGCTGTGATGCACGCTGGACAAATTGTCGAGTGCGGCCCTGCCGAGCGATTGGCTTACTCGCCGATGCATCCGTATGCGGATCAATTGCTTGCATCCGTTCCCCAGCATTCTGAAACCGCCGACGATCTTCGCACCGTACCAGGCCTGCTACCTGACTTGGCCGGTCCCTTGCTGCCTTGTCGATTTGCGCCCAGATGCGATCGTCACCAAGCTGATTGCGATGTATCGCCGCCATTGTTGATGGCTCTTTCTCCTCAGCACTTCGTTGCGTGCAGGCACCCCCTATGCTGAAGGTCTCGCGGCTCACGAAGTCGTTCAAGGGGCGGGGGTGGCGGGCGAACGACGTTCTCGCCGTCGATGATGTCAGTTTCGAGCTCGCTCGCGGTGGCAGTCTCGGCGTCGTAGGCGAGAGCGGCTCGGGAAAGAGCACCCTGGCTCGAATGGTCTCGCGCCTGATCGAAATCACGGGCGGCGGCATTGAATTCGACGGGAGCGATATTGGAGCCGTTTCGCCGTCATCCTTCGTACGTCGTCCGGAGAGGCGGAAAATACAACACGTCTTTCAGGATACTGGCGAGAACCTGACGCCACATCTTACTGCGCGCGCTGCCATCGCCGATCCTATCAGACGACTTGCCGGGTTGACCGACGAACGGCAAATTCGTCACAAGGTAGATACCCTCGCCACAAGCGTTGCGTTAAGCCCGGAGCTGCTGAATCGCTATCCTCATCAGTTGTCGGGAGGGCAAAAGGCCCGAGTGGGAATTGCGCGCGCGCTCGCCTCTGCCCCGGACCTGCTTATTCTGGATGAGCCGACCGCCGCCCTTGATGTCTCGGTTCAGGCGGCCATTCTGAAATTGCTACACCACCTACGGAGCGAATTCGGCTTGGCTTATTTGTTCATAAGTCACGACATCGAGGTTGTCAGACTGATGTGCGAAGATGTTATCATCATGCGCCTCGGGCGCGTGGTCGAACAGGGGCCGACGAGGCAGATTCTCGAGAGTCCCCAGAGCGACTACGGGCGTGCACTGCTGGAAGCGGTTCCTCGTCTTAACGATCGACGGCATGCCTCGAGTGCCTGATCGCGCGTAGCTAACGAGAGAGCTCAGATGTTGGAGCAGACCGCGAGCCTTCCGATGTACAATCTTCCCGAGATGGCGGCCCGAAACGCCGCCTTTTGGGAGGCGCTGTCGAAAGAAGTGCAGGGCCCGAAGCTGGCCACCTTTCCGTCCAATCTTGTGTTCTCGCGCCCGGTCGTGCCGGATGCCATTGGCCCAGAGATCCTGTTCACCCAGACCTGCGGCTATCCGTTGCGGACCATCTATAGCGGACAGTTCGCCTTCCTGGGTGTCCCTACC is part of the Bradyrhizobium commune genome and harbors:
- a CDS encoding LysR family transcriptional regulator, which gives rise to MRYSLRQLEYFIAAGETLSITLAAERIHISQPSISTAISFLEKELGVQLFIRHHAQGLSLTPAGRDLLREAKSVVAQAQRLYVFASETSNQIRGTLSLGCMVTLAPMLVPELVHSFTTAFATTKVAHREANPEQLLDDLRRSRIDVAIIYDLQVPADIDFLPLARLPPHVLLGESHPLASRTALTLKEMVDHPMILLDLPLSREYFLALFMKDGLEPNIYARSEHIEVVRTMVANGLGYSLLNIRPRSDQALDGKRLKRVRLMGDNRPMVIGTATLKTVSKSRLLQAFESHCRSFVSDSYIPGMVAPVFDKTKRRTSPEDTEEPS
- a CDS encoding ABC transporter substrate-binding protein; the protein is MMTYDRLVQFGTKILPNGVPTYDYNKLEPQLAESWEIAPDNSAIVFKLKEGLKFHDGAPIAARDVKWSFDRFVSVGGFPQRQMEQVSLTDVNQFEVVDERTFKIKLLKRDKLTLPSLAIVVPGIYNSELCKSHATTADPWALEFTKVNSAGSGAYKVESFKPDEQIILTRFSDWKGGTLPKQERALYRSVPAAGTRRALVERADADVATDLPPRDVADIAAAKKIKIESAPQANTLRYLALSTITKPFDDVRVRQAIAYAIPYDKVIESAVYGRAKPMFGAPANAPQDASWPQPFPYSHDPDKAKALLSDAGLAGGFETKLYFDAGAATVDEPAALIIQDALGKLGVKLTIEKIPDFFARRSQKNWPMAIDVFGAWFDGADFFFRWLWHGQNTVFNVASYKNPEMDKLLDAARQAREGNDYEAIAKQFIKLAMTEVPYIPLYQPVLDVAVQQDVNGYVYMFHRQVDARTLAKV
- a CDS encoding ABC transporter permease; this encodes MLRSVLKRVAFAVPTIFGVVLVSFALTRLLPGDPAVYFAGAAPTPEAIVDIRKAMHLDRPLWEQFGSYIVNLLHGDLGKSLITGQPVIKDLAARMPATLELTGLSLLIALLVSIPLGVIGALRKGSLIDHASRFFSTTALSMPSFFTGLLLVFVFYYLLGLAPAPLGRIDPLGLPPPVRSGLILIDGFLAGDYESVADGLAHLVLPSIALALSGIGPLTRITRGAMLTVLSSDFMRAARSYDMPRWRLIYVYALRNALLPVLTTAGFVFSFLISANVVVEKVFSWPGIGSYALEALVASDYAAVQGFVLSVALLYVLINILIDVLYGIVDVRVRLAE
- a CDS encoding ABC transporter permease, giving the protein MEFAATLQDGLRRDPLTATTMAIIVIVCLVAIFGPFVASHDPFATNPSIALKPPTWEHPCGTDQVGRDICTRIVYATRLDLFIALSAVALGLVVGGLIGSLAGFFGGIMDRLAMWIVDTIMAFPLFVLAMGIVAALGNSLENIIYATAIVNVPFYARTMRAEMKQRREMGFVEAARVSGNGPFRILAVHLFPTAVPQLMVQATLTMGWAMLNAAALSFIGLGIRPPTPEWGIMVAEGASFIITGEWWVALFPGLTLVLVVLSLNLVGDGLRDVLDARERR
- a CDS encoding ABC transporter ATP-binding protein: MLEVKNLSIEFSTRRGTVKALDRIDLSIAPGEIVGLVGESGSGKSVLSYAISGLLDASARIVSGEIRWHGAVIEPVRERRSTRAAIAQIFQNPRASLNPIMTVRRQLGDVAGRDRVLSLLDNVRIDPNRADHYPFELSGGQCQRVGIALALGCEPELLIADEPTTGLDVTTEAAIMALINDLSERRAMATLLVTHNLALAAAHCDRIAVMHAGQIVECGPAERLAYSPMHPYADQLLASVPQHSETADDLRTVPGLLPDLAGPLLPCRFAPRCDRHQADCDVSPPLLMALSPQHFVACRHPLC
- a CDS encoding ABC transporter ATP-binding protein, whose protein sequence is MLKVSRLTKSFKGRGWRANDVLAVDDVSFELARGGSLGVVGESGSGKSTLARMVSRLIEITGGGIEFDGSDIGAVSPSSFVRRPERRKIQHVFQDTGENLTPHLTARAAIADPIRRLAGLTDERQIRHKVDTLATSVALSPELLNRYPHQLSGGQKARVGIARALASAPDLLILDEPTAALDVSVQAAILKLLHHLRSEFGLAYLFISHDIEVVRLMCEDVIIMRLGRVVEQGPTRQILESPQSDYGRALLEAVPRLNDRRHASSA